The following coding sequences are from one Chelonoidis abingdonii isolate Lonesome George chromosome 4, CheloAbing_2.0, whole genome shotgun sequence window:
- the LOC116826839 gene encoding pyrin domain-containing protein 1-like isoform X2 — MAKTLRDRLLDTIRELGESDLKMFKDKLNNFQPKPGFNSIRWGELERADAVEITRLLVNYYEQDYAVEVARKVLEDMDKKNLAHNLFQATEKAPGGTQQTPAPTSSTMTGVTGDKIDL, encoded by the exons ATGGCAAAGACCCTGAGAGACCGGCTGTTGGACACCATTAGAGAGCTGGGTGAGTCAGACTTGAAGATGTTTAAAGACAAGCTGAACAATTTCCAGCCCAAGCCAGGTTTTAACAGTATCAGATGGGGAGAGCTGGAAAGAGCAGATGCTGTAGAAATCACTCGCCTGCTAGTCAACTACTATGAGCAGGATTACGCGGTGGAAGTGGCTAGGAAGGTGCTGGAGGACATGGACAAGAAGAACCTGGCACACAACCTCTTCCAGGCCACAGAGAAGG ctccaggtgGCACTCAGCAGACCCCAGCACCAACCAGCAGCACCATGACCGGAGTCACAG GAGACAAGATAGACCTATGA
- the LOC116826839 gene encoding pyrin domain-containing protein 1-like isoform X1 yields MAKTLRDRLLDTIRELGESDLKMFKDKLNNFQPKPGFNSIRWGELERADAVEITRLLVNYYEQDYAVEVARKVLEDMDKKNLAHNLFQATEKAPGGTQQTPAPTSSTMTGVTAGVVTPMENRPDSSRAGDLGDKIDL; encoded by the exons ATGGCAAAGACCCTGAGAGACCGGCTGTTGGACACCATTAGAGAGCTGGGTGAGTCAGACTTGAAGATGTTTAAAGACAAGCTGAACAATTTCCAGCCCAAGCCAGGTTTTAACAGTATCAGATGGGGAGAGCTGGAAAGAGCAGATGCTGTAGAAATCACTCGCCTGCTAGTCAACTACTATGAGCAGGATTACGCGGTGGAAGTGGCTAGGAAGGTGCTGGAGGACATGGACAAGAAGAACCTGGCACACAACCTCTTCCAGGCCACAGAGAAGG ctccaggtgGCACTCAGCAGACCCCAGCACCAACCAGCAGCACCATGACCGGAGTCACAG CAGGTGTAGTCACCCCCATGGAAAACAGGCCAGACTCTTCCAGGGCTGGAGACTTAG GAGACAAGATAGACCTATGA